The following are encoded together in the Leuconostoc mesenteroides subsp. mesenteroides ATCC 8293 genome:
- a CDS encoding helix-turn-helix domain-containing protein gives MYEINKIIKKIRDDNKLTQTEFAAFLSVSHQTVSSWERARTRPTLVMLKKISQSFNIPLSKLLPVDKVPKKSKRDLDKEKLAHAFLCLLSRSDMRNVTMQDIILESGLSPHYVSSLFSTPLDILTFIAMKIEQEISIALEHTTATDPFIILADAILPILYQHCHVLKILYSKNYANGEWLHFLEQRYIKWVTPFFNNYCVENAPVSRSFAIELSVKMTLSIISTWLTQPIPETPETFRVHFLQLTKMSITDIATL, from the coding sequence ATGTATGAAATTAATAAAATAATTAAAAAAATTAGAGATGACAACAAACTCACGCAAACAGAGTTTGCTGCTTTTTTGTCTGTATCTCACCAAACTGTTTCAAGTTGGGAACGTGCGAGAACCCGGCCCACACTTGTGATGTTGAAAAAAATATCCCAATCATTTAATATACCACTTTCAAAATTACTACCCGTCGATAAGGTGCCAAAGAAAAGTAAACGTGATCTGGATAAAGAAAAATTAGCCCATGCATTCTTATGCTTATTATCTCGCTCTGATATGCGAAACGTCACTATGCAAGATATTATTCTTGAGTCCGGCCTAAGTCCACATTATGTCTCATCGCTTTTTTCAACACCTTTGGATATATTAACTTTTATTGCGATGAAAATCGAACAGGAAATATCGATTGCGCTGGAACATACAACAGCAACTGACCCTTTTATCATACTTGCTGATGCTATATTGCCTATTTTATATCAGCATTGTCACGTTCTAAAAATACTCTATTCGAAAAATTATGCAAATGGCGAATGGCTGCATTTTTTAGAGCAGAGATACATTAAATGGGTGACTCCGTTTTTTAATAATTATTGTGTTGAAAACGCCCCAGTTAGTCGATCATTTGCTATTGAACTCAGCGTGAAAATGACACTCTCAATTATTTCAACTTGGCTAACTCAACCTATCCCCGAAACACCAGAAACTTTTCGAGTTCATTTCTTACAATTAACCAAGATGTCTATCACTGACATAGCCACGTTATAA